From the genome of Rubripirellula reticaptiva:
TAAATCCACTCGAAACGTTTGCTTCCGAATATGAATGTGCTTGATCGAATTGACCGAATCGTGCGTCCGATTGCGATTCCTAACCTGACCATAACATTGGTCGGGTGCCAGTTCGTGTTTTGGGTTCTGTCTTTGGTCGATCCGACGATGATTGAACGTGGGAAACTGGTTTGGGATTTGGTGATTGCCGGCGAGGTATGGCGGCTAGGAACATTTTTACTAATCGCGCCGACATCAAATCCGATCTTTGCAGTTTTCTACTTCTATATCTTCTACATGATGGGGACCGCGCTCGAACAACAGTGGGGGAACATTCGATACTGTTCGTTCATCTATGTCGGAATTCTTCTGAGCCTGATCGCGGCCGGAATTGCTCACGACCAAGCTGTGACCGGTTTCTTTTTAGAGGCCACGGTTTTCTTGGCCTTTGCAACCTACAATCCGAACTTTGAGTTCCTGTTGTTCTTTGTATTGCCCGTTAAAATCAAGTACTTGGCATGGCTGCAAGCTGCTGTATATGTTCTGACGTTCATCGCCGCGCCAATGGCTGGGAAGATGTTGGTACTGGCGTCGGTCGGAAACTACCTGCTGTTCTTCGGCCGCGGGCTATTCGGCAAAGGTGCAAATTTCCATCGCCAATTGACGTGGAAAAAGAAGCAGACCGCCCAGGCAAAGGTTCCTCGTCACGTCTGCCATGTCTGTAAAATCGATAGCAACACGCACCCCAAAATGGAATTTCGATACTGCAGCCAATGCGACGGTCACTTCGCGTATTGCGAAGAACATCTTAGAGACCACCCGCACGTGAACAAGAACGCGAAAGGGTAGCGTTTCCATCGAAACTTGGTTGGCGTAGCGGAACTCGCCAAGAGTTTTGACGCTTTGAGTTGCGCCAAGTCGATTGTTCTCGAAATCGAGTCAGGCGCCGGCGATTTGCCAGGTCTTGATCGCCTCGATTGGCGATATCAGCATGATCACGTTCAGCAGCAAGCAGTCGCGGATCGCGATTAGCATTACCACTTCGACGAACATAAAAAACAGCAACGCCCGAATCGGACGCACGCGCGAAGCAATACCATAGCCAAGTAAACATGCGACGACATCGAAGAGCGAATTGCCGATGGAGTCGCCGTAGTAGTCGAGCGAGAACGTGGCCTCGCGATACCGATTAATAATCATGGAAGAATTCTCCAAGATTTCCCAGCCGGCTTCGATGACTGTTGCGATCGTCCACCTTGCGCTAGCAGGAATCCGCTTGATCCTAGTGAGCACAGCAAAGAAGATGACGCCATGCAACACGTGAGTGAAAAAGTAAGGGTCGATCAAGTGCTGTGAAGCATGCGAGGACCAAATGTCCCATGCCCAAGGAATCGGACTCCCACAGGCACACCACCATGTTCGCCCCATCGAACGCAGGATCACAACCATCAAGGCGACCACGATCGCGACGCTGGCGAAAGAGCGCAGCGGCAGAGATTGGTGCAAAGATTGGGGAGATTTCACTCTAAAAATCGTCCGTCGTTAGTCGAACACTGACGACTGAGTGCTTTTCAGGTCCAGGCCGATACTTGATGTAGGTGGTTGCGACAATCGTACCATCAGGCAGCAATTCGATTCCTGGATATCCGCAGTCGTTGACTCGCTTGGCATGGGAATGCAGCAACTTGATTCGAGTCTCACCGGGTCGAGCGTTCTTGATGTCGTCGTAGGTGCCAACCCAAGCCACAAAATGTCCTTTGGTTGGACTGTCCAATGCGACATCGCGAAACGCGATGAACCAGCGGCCATCTGGTAGTTGCACGCCGGCATGTCGGTCGCCCGTCAATTCCCATGATGTCTCGATTGGCGTCGTCCAGTGCTCGCCTTCGTCTTTCGAGAACATCATCAAGCTATTTCCGGTGTGCGTGTTCTCTCGCATCAGGCAACAAAGTTCCCTGCCGTCCGGCGACCGAAACGCAAACGGTTCACAAGGGTTTTTCTGGCCAACTTCAGCGACCACCTTGGGCTGGGACCAAGTCACGCCGCCATCATCCGTGATCGTTTGAAAGACACCGAGCGGCGGTTGGTCCTCTCCATCTTTTCCGTTGTGGTACATCCCCAAATAGCGACCGTCGGTCAACTTCACGACGCTGCTGAACGTCATCACGCAGGGGAAACCCAGCGGCGGTTTCTCGGTCCAAGTCTTGCCATTGTCCTCACTGACGATGCTGGGCATTCCAGGTCCGCCTCGTTTGCCAAGGGCCGCCGAGAAAACCCAGATTCGTTCTTTGCCCGCTGGATCGGACATCCGATAAATGCTGGGACAATTTTGATGCCTTGAGTAGCCCGGTGGAAGTGTTTCGTCGATCCGTGTCCAAGTCTTTCCACCGTCGTCGCTACGAGCCATCGGGCCAGCCGATCCGCCGTGGTTGACGCACCAAACGGCCAACATGGTTTTGCCGTCCGCCAACAACTCGGTCGTCGGGTGTCCCTGGTAAGTCTCGGTGGTGCCTTCGGCGATAACAACTTGGCGATCGGTATCGTTAGACAAGTCGAGCAGCGAAACCGAGGGCGGACCAGACCGCGAGCGGCCTTCTTCATCAATGGTTTTCCAGATGGCAGTCAGTTCGGCGACCCTATCGGGCATCGAATCGTATAGGTTCGTGGATTCGGAAAGGTCGGCATGCAAGTCATAGAGTTGACCCTTTGCTTGAACCTCGTTTGAATTCGATCGACTTGGTTTTGAAAATCCACCTGAACCGGCCCCGAGGATCAATTTCCACCTACCGCTTCGAATTGTCTTCAGACCTTTCCCGCTTGAAATCGCCAGGGAATCGCGAGTTGGTTTGTGGTTGCCTTCGAGCAGCGAAAGAAAACTAAAGCTGTCTGGCCCCTCGTCATCACCAAGAGGGACGCCAGCGACGTCGGCAAGTGTTGCCATCACGTCAACAAACGATATTGTCTGGTCGTTGCGAGTGCCGGATTCGACATGGCCTGGCCAGCGAGCGATGAACGGCATTCGGTGACCGCCTTCCCACGCATCCGCCTTCATCCCGCGAAGTCCCCCAACGCTGTCGTGCCCAAAACGCTCGACATCCTCTGCGTACCAGACAGGGCCGTTGTCCGACGAAAAAATGACCAAGGTGTTGTCTCGTATCCCGGCGTCATCAATTGACTTGAGAACCCGGCCGACCATTGAATCGACCATCATTGCAAAATCACCATACATCCCTGCACCGCTTTTGCCGGAAAATTCCTGCGATGGCAACCAAGGCGTGTGGGGTGCTGGATAGGCAAGGTACAAGAACAACGGTTTGTCGCTCGGTCCGCTTGCCGAATGCTGCGTGATCACCGAGACAGCTTCGTCGGTAAATCGTGGCAAGACATCGTGCAGTTCAAGATCTGGCGCAATCCCGCCCGCTCGCCAAAACTCGCCTTGAATCGGTGACCATCCCTCGCTGGCGTTGGCTTCGATTCGATCTGTCGGTGGAGCCACCGCTCGATCGCCTGAGATATAAAAGTAGGGCGGAATATCAGTCGAGGCGCGAATTCCAAAGAACGAGTCAAAGCCGCAGTCTACTGGCCCGCCGGGCAGCCGCTTTTCGTATCCGTCTTCGTTGAAACCCAGGTGCCACTTCCCAACCATCGCTGTCTGATATCCGCGATGTTTCAGCACACTCGCAGTGGTACCTTGACCAGACGTGATCAACGCTTGTTCCGGCCACTTCGAGACGTCTGTTCGAAACGGATACCGTCCCGTCATCAAGCCGTAACGCGACATGTGGCACAACGGACCAGCGGCATGAGCATCCGTGAACCGCATCCCGTCGCGTGCCAGACCATTGATGTTGGGTGTCGCGATCTTTGAATCCGGGTTGAAGCAACTTGCATCGCCGTAACCCATGTCATCAACCAGGATAAACACAACATTCGGCTGGGTCGATGCAAAGGCTAGCGAACCACACCACCAAACCGCTATCAGAAGCGGACCAAGAAGACGCATCATGTGACAAACCCACGTTGAAGGACATACCGTCGCTGCTGATGATGCCGCGATGTCGCACCATCATAGCTGCGCCAACTGGTTCGTTCCAACGCGATGCAAAGGGACGCCGTAAGCCACCGAAGTTCAGGCCTGGAACGCGATTGCTTCAAGCTTACGATCGACACATAAAAAAAGGGCAAGCCTAAGGCTTGCCCTTTAAATGTTGGATACGCAACAGCGTACTAGCTCTTTGCTGCTTCGGCCTTCAACGCCGCGACTCGTTCGTCTGGTGTGCGACGGGTAACGATCTTGTTAACCGTTCCACCGGCAGCCGCGATCTTTTCTTCAGCTGTTTTGCTGAACCGATGAGCCGAAACTTTCAGCTTTTTCGACAATTCGCCATCCCCGAGGATCTTCACTTCGTCGAATGTGCCTTTGGCCAAACCCTTGGTAGCCAATGCTTCCAAAGTGACTTCCTCACCATCGTTGAAACATTCGTTCAAGCGAGCAACATTGACCGCGAAAACAGTCAACGCCCAGCGGTTATTGAAACCACGCTTTGGCACTCGGCGAATCATCGGCATCGCACCACCCTGGAAGGTAGGCTTGCGACTGTAACCGCTGCGGCTCTTGTGGCCGTTGTGACCACGTCCAGCTGTCTTGCCGGTACCACTGCCTGGGCCGCGACCGATCCGCTTGCGAGGACGTTTCTTTAAAATGCCGCGGTGGACATCGTTAAGTTGCATGACAAAACCGATTTAACGTTGATCTGTGTAGATTGAATTTATTACTTAGGCAGTCAATTCTTCGACGGTCAAACCGCGAAGAGCTGCTACTTGGTCAGCCGTTCGCAGCTTCGAGAGCGCGTCGACGGTCGCTTTCACCAAGGTCACAGGGTTATTGGTCCCATATGACTTGGTCAAAATATCGTGAATGCCAGTTGCTTCGCACACGGCACGAACTGCTTGACCGGCGATGATACCGGTACCTGCACCTGCAGGAACCAACAATACCTTCGCGGCGCCGTACTTTCCGACGACTTGGTGAGGAATGCTGCCGTTGACGACTGGAACGTCGATCAAACTGCGGCTGGCCTGCTTTTGTGCTTTTTGGACGCTCGGCGGAACTTCGTTTGCTTTGCCGTAACCATAGCCAACTTTACCGTTGCCGTCACCGACGACGACCATCGCTGCAAAGCTGAAACGTCGACCGCCCTTGACCACCGCTGCACAGCGTTTGATCTTCACGACACGATCGAGCATGCCCTCCGGTACGTTGGATTCTTCTTGCTTTCGCTTGCCGCGTCCGCCGCCACCGCCGCCGCCGCGATTTTGTGATGAATTACTGATAGTATCAATCCTCTTTCAGGACGTTTGATCGTTGTTAGGTTGCGTTAAATCGCGTTGATTAAAACTTAAGTCCGCTTTCGCGAGCTGCTTCAGCGAACGCTTTAACGCGTCCATGATACTTGTTGTGGCCACGATCCATCTTGACCGAGGTGATGCCAGCGGCACTTGCCTTCTCAGCAATCAACTTACCGACGGCTGCAGCCCCGTCACAGTTTCCACCGGACTTTACCGAAACGCCGCTGTCACGCGAACTGGCACTCGCCAGCGTCGTGCCGGAAAGGTCATCGATCAGTTGGGCACCGAAATGCTTTAGCGAACGGTGAATGCAAAGCCGCGGTTGATCCGCCGAACCACGCAGTTTATTGCGAACGTGGTTACGTCGGCGAAGTCGTCTCTTCTGGATCTTTCTGTTCTTATCCATCTTATGTCCGATCGTTTGTGAATCGGCCTAGGCAATGGTTTGTTGTGTGTCCCGTTGATGCAACGAGCCACGTAATTTTGTGTTGTTAAGCAGGTCGTAACGTTACTTCGTCGCGGACTTACCAGCCTTGATCTTGACCTGTTCGCCTTGGTAGCGAACGCCCTTGCCCTTGTAGGGCTCAGGTTTACGTAGCGAACGAATCTCAGCTGCAAATTGGCCGACGGATTGCTTGTCGCAACCTTGAATCACAATGTGTGTTTGATCCGGGCAAGTGACAGTCAGGTCACTTGGGATCTTGCGATGCAGTTCGTTCGCATAACCGACTCGCAATTGAATCATATCGCCTTGAATCGCCGCCAAATAGCCAACGCCGACGATCTCGAGCTTCTTTTCGTA
Proteins encoded in this window:
- a CDS encoding rhomboid family protein, whose product is MLDRIDRIVRPIAIPNLTITLVGCQFVFWVLSLVDPTMIERGKLVWDLVIAGEVWRLGTFLLIAPTSNPIFAVFYFYIFYMMGTALEQQWGNIRYCSFIYVGILLSLIAAGIAHDQAVTGFFLEATVFLAFATYNPNFEFLLFFVLPVKIKYLAWLQAAVYVLTFIAAPMAGKMLVLASVGNYLLFFGRGLFGKGANFHRQLTWKKKQTAQAKVPRHVCHVCKIDSNTHPKMEFRYCSQCDGHFAYCEEHLRDHPHVNKNAKG
- a CDS encoding DUF2585 family protein, producing the protein MKSPQSLHQSLPLRSFASVAIVVALMVVILRSMGRTWWCACGSPIPWAWDIWSSHASQHLIDPYFFTHVLHGVIFFAVLTRIKRIPASARWTIATVIEAGWEILENSSMIINRYREATFSLDYYGDSIGNSLFDVVACLLGYGIASRVRPIRALLFFMFVEVVMLIAIRDCLLLNVIMLISPIEAIKTWQIAGA
- a CDS encoding sulfatase-like hydrolase/transferase → MMRLLGPLLIAVWWCGSLAFASTQPNVVFILVDDMGYGDASCFNPDSKIATPNINGLARDGMRFTDAHAAGPLCHMSRYGLMTGRYPFRTDVSKWPEQALITSGQGTTASVLKHRGYQTAMVGKWHLGFNEDGYEKRLPGGPVDCGFDSFFGIRASTDIPPYFYISGDRAVAPPTDRIEANASEGWSPIQGEFWRAGGIAPDLELHDVLPRFTDEAVSVITQHSASGPSDKPLFLYLAYPAPHTPWLPSQEFSGKSGAGMYGDFAMMVDSMVGRVLKSIDDAGIRDNTLVIFSSDNGPVWYAEDVERFGHDSVGGLRGMKADAWEGGHRMPFIARWPGHVESGTRNDQTISFVDVMATLADVAGVPLGDDEGPDSFSFLSLLEGNHKPTRDSLAISSGKGLKTIRSGRWKLILGAGSGGFSKPSRSNSNEVQAKGQLYDLHADLSESTNLYDSMPDRVAELTAIWKTIDEEGRSRSGPPSVSLLDLSNDTDRQVVIAEGTTETYQGHPTTELLADGKTMLAVWCVNHGGSAGPMARSDDGGKTWTRIDETLPPGYSRHQNCPSIYRMSDPAGKERIWVFSAALGKRGGPGMPSIVSEDNGKTWTEKPPLGFPCVMTFSSVVKLTDGRYLGMYHNGKDGEDQPPLGVFQTITDDGGVTWSQPKVVAEVGQKNPCEPFAFRSPDGRELCCLMRENTHTGNSLMMFSKDEGEHWTTPIETSWELTGDRHAGVQLPDGRWFIAFRDVALDSPTKGHFVAWVGTYDDIKNARPGETRIKLLHSHAKRVNDCGYPGIELLPDGTIVATTYIKYRPGPEKHSVVSVRLTTDDF
- the rplO gene encoding 50S ribosomal protein L15, whose translation is MQLNDVHRGILKKRPRKRIGRGPGSGTGKTAGRGHNGHKSRSGYSRKPTFQGGAMPMIRRVPKRGFNNRWALTVFAVNVARLNECFNDGEEVTLEALATKGLAKGTFDEVKILGDGELSKKLKVSAHRFSKTAEEKIAAAGGTVNKIVTRRTPDERVAALKAEAAKS
- the rpsE gene encoding 30S ribosomal protein S5, which produces MLDRVVKIKRCAAVVKGGRRFSFAAMVVVGDGNGKVGYGYGKANEVPPSVQKAQKQASRSLIDVPVVNGSIPHQVVGKYGAAKVLLVPAGAGTGIIAGQAVRAVCEATGIHDILTKSYGTNNPVTLVKATVDALSKLRTADQVAALRGLTVEELTA
- the rplR gene encoding 50S ribosomal protein L18 → MDKNRKIQKRRLRRRNHVRNKLRGSADQPRLCIHRSLKHFGAQLIDDLSGTTLASASSRDSGVSVKSGGNCDGAAAVGKLIAEKASAAGITSVKMDRGHNKYHGRVKAFAEAARESGLKF
- the rplF gene encoding 50S ribosomal protein L6 gives rise to the protein MSRVGNKPVEVTGGAKVSLSGRTVEIEGAKGKLSFEHRPEVSVSVDEDGKQLVVKRSNDERTSRELHGLTRAVLANMVEGVTKGYEKKLEIVGVGYLAAIQGDMIQLRVGYANELHRKIPSDLTVTCPDQTHIVIQGCDKQSVGQFAAEIRSLRKPEPYKGKGVRYQGEQVKIKAGKSATK